In a genomic window of Sinorhizobium meliloti:
- a CDS encoding DUF2442 domain-containing protein: MAELTDTQIDAALESGRMARETEPRAASARYDDRSGRIVVELTNGCTFAFPPRLAQGLEDGSSDQLAAVEILGQGYGLHWEALDVDLSIPGLLAGIFGTKAYMARRAGQVTSPAKAAAARANGAKGGRPRKTARG, encoded by the coding sequence ATGGCTGAATTGACGGACACCCAAATCGACGCAGCTTTGGAGAGCGGCCGGATGGCGCGAGAAACAGAGCCCCGTGCTGCATCTGCGCGCTATGACGATCGAAGCGGCCGGATCGTTGTGGAGTTGACCAATGGCTGCACGTTCGCTTTTCCGCCACGCCTGGCGCAGGGACTGGAAGATGGGAGCAGCGATCAGCTCGCCGCAGTCGAGATCCTTGGGCAAGGTTATGGCCTGCATTGGGAGGCCTTGGACGTCGATCTTTCGATTCCGGGCCTTTTGGCCGGCATATTCGGCACCAAGGCTTATATGGCGCGGCGGGCGGGGCAAGTGACATCGCCGGCGAAGGCAGCAGCCGCGCGTGCTAATGGTGCCAAGGGCGGGCGGCCGCGCAAAACGGCCCGCGGCTAG
- a CDS encoding NCS2 family permease, translating into MFERLFKLKEHGTTVRTEVIAGVTTFLTMSYIIFVNPDILSTTGMDRNAIFVATCLAAALGSAVMALVANWPIGMAPGMGLNAFFAFTVVAALGFTWQQALGAVFISGIIFLLLTVTGVRSWLIAGIPHSLRSAIATGIGLFLGIIALKNAGIVVDNPATLVGLGDLKQTGPLLAILGFFVIAVLDALNVRGSILIGILVVTVLSMFLGVSEFQGIVSAPPSIAPTFLQLDIMGALHGGLVHVILVFVLVEVFDATGTLIGVAKRAKLVEEGKPSRLGRALLADSSAIVAGSLMGTSSTTAYVESASGVQAGGRTGLTALTISVLFLAALFISPLAAAVPSYATAPALLYVAGLMMRELTEIEWDDLTEAAPAALTAIAMPFTYSIANGLAFGFVSYVVLKVCTGKWNVIHPATQLVAALFIVRFAFFAE; encoded by the coding sequence ATGTTTGAACGACTTTTCAAGCTTAAGGAGCACGGCACGACCGTCCGCACGGAAGTGATCGCCGGCGTTACCACGTTCCTTACGATGTCCTACATCATCTTCGTCAATCCTGACATCCTGTCGACCACGGGCATGGACCGCAACGCGATCTTCGTCGCGACCTGTCTTGCGGCCGCTCTCGGCTCCGCCGTCATGGCTCTCGTTGCCAATTGGCCGATCGGCATGGCGCCGGGCATGGGCCTCAACGCATTTTTCGCCTTCACGGTCGTCGCCGCGCTCGGCTTCACCTGGCAGCAGGCACTCGGCGCCGTCTTCATCTCCGGCATCATTTTCCTGCTCCTGACGGTCACGGGGGTCCGAAGCTGGCTGATTGCGGGCATACCGCATTCGCTGCGCAGCGCGATCGCGACCGGTATCGGCCTGTTCCTGGGCATCATTGCCCTGAAAAACGCCGGCATCGTCGTCGACAATCCGGCGACGCTGGTCGGCCTCGGCGATCTCAAGCAGACGGGACCGCTGCTCGCGATCCTCGGCTTCTTCGTCATCGCCGTTCTCGACGCGCTCAATGTCCGCGGATCCATCCTCATCGGCATCCTGGTGGTAACGGTCCTGTCGATGTTCCTCGGCGTATCGGAATTCCAGGGCATCGTCTCTGCGCCCCCGAGCATTGCGCCGACCTTCCTCCAGCTCGACATCATGGGCGCCCTGCATGGCGGTCTCGTCCACGTCATTCTCGTCTTCGTGCTCGTCGAGGTCTTCGACGCGACCGGCACGCTGATCGGTGTCGCCAAGCGCGCGAAATTGGTGGAAGAGGGCAAGCCCAGCCGTCTCGGGCGTGCATTGCTCGCCGACAGCTCGGCCATCGTCGCCGGCTCGCTGATGGGCACCAGCAGCACGACCGCCTATGTTGAAAGCGCCTCGGGCGTGCAGGCGGGCGGGCGCACCGGTCTAACGGCGTTGACGATCTCGGTGCTGTTCCTCGCCGCGCTCTTCATCTCGCCGCTTGCCGCCGCCGTTCCGTCCTATGCGACCGCGCCGGCACTGCTTTACGTTGCCGGCCTGATGATGCGCGAGCTCACCGAGATCGAATGGGACGACCTGACGGAGGCGGCACCCGCGGCGCTGACCGCCATCGCCATGCCCTTCACCTATTCGATCGCCAACGGTCTCGCCTTCGGCTTCGTAAGCTATGTCGTCCTGAAGGTCTGCACCGGCAAGTGGAACGTCATCCACCCGGCGACCCAGCTCGTCGCGGCACTGTTCATCGTCCGCTTCGCATTCTTCGCCGAGTGA
- the xdhB gene encoding xanthine dehydrogenase molybdopterin binding subunit: MNVMQPVDRVRGAVHDKERHESGHKHVSGTAEYIDDIPEPAGTLHGYLGLSQRAHAEILSVDFEAVRNSPGVVGVLTAEDIPGENDISPAHKHDDPVFATGKVEFHGQPIFAVIATSREAARRAAAKVKIDYRDLPHVTDVLEAAAANYPLVIDPLKLERGDIDAGFAKAKNTVSGEMRIGGQDHFYLEGQISFAIPGEDDEVTVFSSTQHPSETQLMVAHVLGVPSNAVTVNVRRMGGGFGGKETQANLFAAVAAVAARKYRRAVKVRPDRDDDMTATGKRHDFHVDYKVGFDDEGRIEAVDAVFAARCGFSADLSGPVTDRALFHADNCYFYPNVRLRSRPLKTNTVSNTAFRGFGGPQGMVGGERIIEDVAYALGKDPLEIRKLNFYGGEGRNLTPYHQTVEDNIIGRIIEELEASSDYAARRQAAVAFNRESSVIKRGIALTPVKFGISFTKTEYNQAGALVHVYTDGSIQLNHGGTEMGQGLYTKVAQVVADEFQVDLDHIKVTATSTGKVPNTSATAASSGSDLNGMAAANACQQIKERLVRFAAEHYGVSEADIAFEPNTVRIGAGRIAFTDLIKAAYAARVQLSAAGFYKTPKIHWSRAEGRGRPFYYFAYGASCSEVSVDTLTGEYQVERTDIIHDVGKSLNPALDLGQVEGAFVQGMGWLTTEELWWDAKGRLRTHAPSTYKIPLASDRPRVFNVRLAEWSVNREETIRRSKAVGEPPFMLGISVLEAISMAAASVADYRIPPRIDAPATPERVLMAVERLRAHRDG; this comes from the coding sequence ATGAATGTGATGCAGCCCGTCGATCGCGTCCGCGGCGCCGTCCACGACAAGGAACGCCACGAATCCGGTCACAAGCACGTTTCCGGAACCGCAGAATACATTGATGACATTCCCGAGCCCGCGGGCACTCTTCATGGCTATCTGGGGCTCTCGCAGCGCGCGCATGCCGAAATCCTGTCGGTGGATTTCGAGGCCGTGCGTAACAGTCCTGGTGTCGTGGGAGTGCTCACGGCGGAGGACATACCCGGCGAGAACGATATCAGTCCGGCGCACAAGCACGACGATCCGGTCTTCGCGACCGGCAAGGTCGAGTTCCACGGCCAGCCCATCTTCGCGGTCATTGCAACCTCGCGCGAGGCCGCCCGGCGCGCGGCCGCCAAGGTAAAGATCGATTATCGCGATCTGCCGCATGTGACCGATGTTCTCGAAGCCGCGGCTGCGAACTATCCGCTGGTGATCGATCCCCTGAAGCTCGAGCGCGGCGACATCGATGCCGGCTTTGCCAAGGCGAAAAACACCGTTTCGGGCGAAATGCGCATCGGTGGCCAGGATCACTTCTATCTCGAAGGCCAGATCTCCTTTGCGATCCCCGGCGAGGATGACGAAGTGACCGTCTTTTCCTCGACCCAGCATCCGAGCGAGACGCAACTCATGGTCGCCCATGTGCTGGGCGTGCCGTCGAATGCGGTGACCGTGAACGTCCGGCGGATGGGCGGCGGCTTCGGCGGCAAGGAGACGCAGGCAAATCTTTTCGCTGCGGTTGCGGCAGTGGCTGCGAGGAAATACCGCCGCGCGGTCAAGGTGCGCCCCGACCGCGACGACGACATGACGGCGACCGGCAAGCGCCACGACTTTCACGTCGATTACAAGGTCGGCTTCGACGACGAGGGCCGCATCGAGGCGGTGGACGCAGTCTTCGCCGCCCGCTGCGGCTTCTCGGCCGACCTTTCCGGACCGGTGACCGATCGCGCGCTCTTCCACGCCGACAATTGCTATTTCTACCCGAACGTCCGGCTGCGCTCGCGGCCGCTGAAGACCAACACGGTCTCGAACACCGCGTTCCGGGGTTTCGGTGGACCGCAGGGCATGGTCGGCGGCGAGCGGATAATCGAAGACGTCGCCTACGCGCTCGGCAAGGACCCGCTCGAAATCCGCAAGCTCAATTTCTATGGCGGCGAGGGGCGTAACCTGACGCCGTACCACCAGACGGTGGAGGACAACATCATCGGCCGGATCATCGAGGAGCTCGAGGCTTCGTCCGACTATGCGGCCCGGCGGCAGGCGGCCGTCGCATTCAACCGCGAGAGCTCCGTCATCAAGCGCGGCATCGCGCTGACGCCGGTGAAGTTCGGAATCTCCTTCACCAAGACGGAATACAATCAGGCCGGCGCCCTGGTCCATGTCTATACGGATGGCTCAATCCAGCTGAACCACGGCGGCACGGAGATGGGGCAGGGGCTCTACACCAAGGTGGCGCAGGTCGTAGCGGACGAGTTCCAGGTCGACCTCGACCATATAAAGGTGACCGCGACCTCGACCGGCAAGGTGCCGAACACCTCGGCGACGGCCGCTTCGTCCGGCTCGGACCTCAACGGCATGGCAGCCGCCAATGCCTGTCAGCAGATCAAGGAGCGGCTCGTGCGCTTCGCGGCCGAGCACTACGGCGTGAGCGAAGCTGATATCGCCTTCGAGCCCAACACGGTCCGGATCGGCGCCGGACGCATCGCCTTTACCGATCTTATCAAGGCGGCTTATGCCGCGCGCGTGCAGCTTTCGGCGGCCGGTTTTTACAAGACCCCGAAGATCCACTGGAGTCGCGCCGAAGGGCGGGGGCGTCCATTCTATTACTTCGCCTACGGAGCCTCCTGCTCCGAGGTCAGCGTCGACACGCTGACCGGTGAGTACCAGGTCGAGCGGACCGATATCATCCACGATGTCGGCAAGTCTCTGAACCCGGCGCTCGACCTCGGCCAGGTCGAAGGCGCCTTCGTGCAGGGCATGGGCTGGCTGACGACGGAGGAACTCTGGTGGGATGCCAAGGGCCGGTTGCGGACGCATGCGCCCTCCACCTACAAGATCCCACTTGCGTCCGATCGCCCGCGCGTGTTCAACGTGCGCTTGGCCGAATGGTCCGTCAACCGGGAGGAGACGATCCGGCGCTCGAAGGCGGTCGGGGAACCTCCTTTCATGCTGGGGATTTCGGTTCTGGAGGCGATATCCATGGCAGCGGCGAGCGTCGCGGATTATCGTATTCCGCCGCGCATCGATGCCCCGGCAACGCCGGAGCGCGTGCTGATGGCGGTCGAGCGCCTGCGCGCCCACCGGGACGGGTAG
- a CDS encoding phosphoribosyltransferase, whose translation MTETKAIEPHDYWQEVFPPGSFVGHDGFRASFPATLADGRQILLPIRPLSDGKHALASLIINQASFEVEDTLAEELAARLAPFRPEIVAGLPTLGLTLAAAVARKLGHKLYVPLGTSRKFWYVDDLSVPLSSITTPGQKKRLYVDPRMLPLLRGRRVALIDDVISSGASILAGLSLMGACGIEPVAIAAAMLQSDRWRKPLADLSPQWPERTVGVFATPMLVRAEDGAWTASDTRI comes from the coding sequence ATGACGGAAACGAAGGCGATCGAGCCGCACGATTACTGGCAGGAGGTCTTTCCACCCGGTAGCTTTGTCGGGCACGACGGCTTCCGCGCCTCTTTTCCGGCCACTCTCGCGGACGGACGCCAGATCCTCCTGCCGATCCGGCCGCTTTCGGACGGCAAGCATGCGCTGGCCTCGCTGATCATCAATCAGGCGAGCTTCGAGGTGGAGGACACGCTCGCGGAGGAACTGGCCGCCCGACTGGCGCCCTTCCGACCGGAAATCGTCGCGGGTCTTCCGACACTCGGCCTGACGCTTGCCGCAGCCGTTGCCCGCAAGCTCGGCCACAAGCTCTATGTGCCGCTCGGAACCTCGCGAAAATTCTGGTACGTCGACGATCTATCCGTTCCCTTGTCGTCCATCACGACACCGGGCCAGAAGAAGCGACTCTACGTCGATCCCCGCATGCTGCCGCTTTTGAGGGGCCGGCGAGTCGCCCTGATCGACGATGTGATATCGAGCGGGGCCTCGATACTTGCCGGCCTGTCGCTGATGGGGGCCTGCGGCATCGAGCCGGTCGCGATCGCTGCCGCCATGTTGCAGTCGGACCGGTGGCGCAAGCCGCTCGCCGACCTCTCTCCGCAATGGCCGGAGCGGACCGTAGGCGTCTTCGCGACGCCGATGCTCGTCCGGGCCGAAGACGGCGCCTGGACCGCGTCCGATACCCGGATCTAA
- the xdhA gene encoding xanthine dehydrogenase small subunit codes for MTTEIRNTIRILLNDRPVELADVSPVQTLLDFLRIDRSLRGTKEGCAEGDCGACTVLVGRLLDGKLKYESVNACIRFVASLDGCHVVTVEALAQPNGPLHPVQQAMVDTHASQCGFCTPGFVMSLYGLWMTNAKPSVQEIEKALQGNLCRCTGYAAIIRAAEAIASVGELGKDPLIVEREEITRQLEALRDGRRVEIGGEDERVVLPASLDDFAVVLETNPKATIVAGSTDVGLWVTKFMRDIAPVVHLSHLEELRRISVDANGISLAAGVSYTEAYPVIVRHFPQLRELWDRIGGEQVRNMGTVGGNIANGSPIGDTPPALIALGASVILRKGTRRRTLPLEAFFIEYGKQDREPGEFVETVRIPFLDETDRFAVYKITKRFDEDISAVCGAFRVKLDGDGKVADVAIAFGGMAGTPKRASNVEAALKGAQWNDAAIEAGLAAFERDYTPLTDWRASSEYRMLVARNLLRRFHLETQETRNIRIDRTVAVAM; via the coding sequence ATGACGACCGAAATCCGCAATACGATCCGCATCCTTTTGAACGACCGGCCCGTCGAGCTTGCCGATGTATCGCCGGTGCAGACGCTGCTGGACTTTCTGCGCATCGACCGGAGTCTGCGCGGGACGAAAGAAGGCTGCGCGGAAGGCGACTGCGGCGCCTGCACCGTGCTTGTCGGCCGGCTTCTCGACGGCAAGCTCAAATACGAATCCGTCAACGCCTGCATCCGCTTCGTCGCATCGCTTGACGGCTGCCATGTGGTGACGGTCGAAGCGCTTGCGCAGCCGAACGGGCCGCTGCACCCCGTGCAGCAGGCGATGGTCGACACGCACGCCTCGCAATGCGGTTTCTGTACACCCGGTTTCGTGATGTCGCTCTACGGCCTCTGGATGACGAATGCGAAGCCGAGCGTTCAGGAAATCGAGAAGGCGCTGCAGGGCAACCTCTGTCGCTGCACCGGTTATGCGGCGATCATTCGGGCGGCGGAAGCGATTGCATCGGTCGGCGAGCTCGGCAAGGATCCGCTGATCGTGGAACGTGAGGAGATCACGCGGCAACTGGAGGCGCTTCGGGACGGGCGGCGCGTCGAGATCGGAGGCGAAGACGAGCGCGTCGTGCTTCCGGCCTCGCTGGACGATTTCGCTGTGGTTCTTGAGACGAACCCCAAGGCGACGATCGTCGCCGGTTCGACCGATGTCGGGCTCTGGGTCACCAAATTCATGCGCGACATCGCGCCGGTCGTCCATCTCTCGCATCTTGAAGAACTGCGGCGGATCTCCGTCGACGCGAACGGGATCAGCCTTGCCGCCGGCGTAAGCTACACGGAGGCCTATCCGGTCATCGTCCGGCACTTCCCGCAACTTCGCGAGCTCTGGGATCGTATCGGCGGCGAGCAGGTGCGCAATATGGGCACGGTCGGAGGCAATATCGCCAACGGTTCGCCGATCGGCGACACGCCGCCGGCGCTGATCGCACTTGGCGCTTCGGTGATCCTGCGCAAGGGAACACGCCGCCGCACGCTGCCCCTCGAAGCCTTCTTCATCGAATACGGCAAGCAGGATCGCGAACCCGGCGAATTCGTAGAGACTGTCCGGATCCCCTTCCTGGACGAGACCGACCGCTTCGCCGTCTACAAGATCACGAAACGCTTCGATGAAGATATCTCCGCAGTCTGTGGCGCGTTTCGCGTGAAGCTCGACGGTGACGGCAAGGTTGCCGACGTGGCTATCGCCTTTGGCGGCATGGCGGGCACGCCGAAGCGCGCGTCGAACGTGGAGGCCGCACTCAAGGGCGCGCAATGGAACGACGCTGCCATCGAGGCTGGCTTAGCGGCCTTCGAGCGGGATTACACGCCGCTCACCGACTGGCGCGCCTCTTCCGAATATCGGATGCTCGTTGCGAGGAATCTTCTGCGGCGCTTCCATCTGGAAACGCAGGAAACGCGCAATATCCGGATCGACCGCACGGTCGCGGTGGCTATGTAG
- a CDS encoding M20 aminoacylase family protein, translating to MRVPPGIVDDLTFLTTFRRDLHAYPELGFEEERTSDLVAKLLDEAGLKVHRGLGKTGVVGTLQVGNGTRAIGLRADMDALAMPELADRPYKSKITGKMHACGHDGHTTMLLGAARHLAATRDFSGTVHFIFQPAEEGRGGARRMVEDGLFDLFPCDAVYGLHNMPGLAVDEMAVVAGPQLASSDSWRLTFRGVGTHGAKPHLGRDPITAAGTFLASLQTVVGRVVDPLQPAVVSACALQAGDPKALNVIPDTVEIGGTARAYTPHVRDQLQEEIGRLAQGTAAMYGIEADYRFERRIPPVVNDPDATARALSAARSVFGEKALTSFPPSTAGDDFAFFALEAPGCYVWLGNGPAVDGALHHNSAYDFNDAAIGPGAAFWTALVEQELEA from the coding sequence ATGCGCGTGCCCCCCGGGATTGTCGACGATCTCACCTTTCTCACGACCTTTCGCCGCGACCTGCACGCTTATCCCGAACTCGGTTTCGAGGAAGAGCGGACGAGCGACCTCGTAGCGAAGCTCCTCGATGAAGCAGGCCTCAAGGTCCACCGGGGGCTCGGCAAGACAGGCGTCGTGGGCACGCTGCAGGTCGGCAACGGCACGCGCGCGATCGGCCTGCGCGCCGACATGGATGCGCTCGCCATGCCGGAACTCGCCGATCGGCCCTACAAATCCAAGATAACGGGAAAGATGCATGCCTGCGGCCATGACGGCCATACGACGATGCTGCTCGGCGCTGCGCGCCACCTTGCGGCGACGCGTGACTTCTCGGGAACGGTCCATTTCATCTTCCAGCCTGCCGAGGAAGGCCGCGGCGGCGCCAGGCGCATGGTGGAGGACGGGCTGTTCGACCTTTTCCCTTGCGACGCGGTCTATGGATTGCACAACATGCCGGGCCTTGCAGTGGACGAGATGGCCGTCGTGGCGGGGCCGCAGCTTGCCTCGTCCGACAGCTGGCGCCTCACCTTCCGCGGCGTCGGCACGCACGGCGCCAAGCCGCATCTCGGCCGCGATCCGATCACGGCGGCAGGGACGTTTCTTGCTTCCCTGCAAACTGTGGTCGGCCGGGTGGTCGACCCGCTGCAGCCGGCGGTCGTCAGCGCCTGCGCGCTGCAAGCAGGCGATCCGAAAGCCCTGAACGTCATTCCGGATACGGTCGAGATCGGCGGCACGGCGCGTGCCTATACGCCGCATGTGCGCGACCAGCTGCAAGAAGAGATCGGCCGGTTGGCGCAGGGGACCGCGGCGATGTACGGCATCGAGGCCGATTATCGTTTCGAGCGGCGTATTCCCCCGGTCGTCAACGATCCGGACGCGACGGCACGCGCACTTTCGGCCGCCCGGTCCGTCTTCGGCGAGAAGGCGCTGACCAGCTTCCCGCCCTCGACCGCCGGGGACGACTTCGCCTTTTTTGCGCTGGAGGCGCCCGGCTGCTATGTCTGGCTCGGCAATGGCCCCGCCGTCGACGGCGCGCTGCACCATAACAGCGCCTACGACTTCAACGACGCGGCGATCGGTCCCGGCGCGGCCTTCTGGACCGCGCTGGTGGAACAGGAGCTCGAGGCCTGA
- the alc gene encoding allantoicase: MTRAAEVPPGFAGGTINLASAGLGARALFATDEFFGPVERMLKDEPAAFHPGVYDDNGKWMDGWETRRRRGAGHDYAVIALAVKGRIAGFDVDTSHFTGNYPSACSIEACHSAEDPDEATEWIQLLAVAALGPNAHHFFAVHSDAVYSHVRLRIHPDGGIARLRVYGTPALDLKAMANETIDLASCLSGGRIVAFSNGHYGHERLIAPGQGTNMGDGWETRRRREPGYDWIIVKLAARGHVDRIVVDTAYFKGNYPDGCSLQAADLAGVAAGCDVLAASSAMFWEELLPHRKLSADSIHEYGADMLGHAGPVTHVRLNIYPDGGVSRLRIYGRVAEASIS, from the coding sequence ATGACGCGCGCCGCTGAAGTTCCCCCCGGCTTTGCGGGCGGGACGATCAACCTCGCTTCCGCGGGCCTCGGCGCCCGCGCGCTCTTTGCGACGGACGAATTCTTCGGCCCGGTGGAGCGCATGCTCAAGGACGAGCCGGCCGCGTTCCACCCCGGCGTTTACGACGATAACGGCAAATGGATGGACGGCTGGGAAACCCGCCGCCGCCGCGGTGCCGGCCACGACTACGCGGTCATCGCGCTCGCCGTGAAAGGGCGGATTGCCGGCTTCGACGTCGACACGTCGCACTTCACCGGCAATTATCCGAGCGCCTGCTCGATAGAAGCCTGTCATTCGGCGGAAGATCCGGACGAGGCGACCGAGTGGATCCAACTGCTGGCGGTCGCCGCCCTCGGACCGAATGCACATCACTTCTTCGCCGTGCACTCCGACGCGGTCTACAGCCATGTCCGGTTGCGCATCCATCCGGATGGCGGTATCGCCCGGCTGCGGGTCTACGGCACTCCGGCCCTCGATCTCAAGGCTATGGCGAACGAGACGATCGATCTCGCCTCCTGCCTTTCCGGGGGCCGGATCGTCGCCTTCTCCAACGGCCATTACGGCCACGAGCGCCTCATTGCGCCCGGCCAGGGTACGAATATGGGCGATGGCTGGGAAACGCGCCGACGCCGCGAACCGGGCTACGACTGGATCATCGTCAAGCTTGCCGCACGCGGGCACGTCGATCGCATCGTCGTCGACACGGCGTACTTCAAGGGCAACTACCCGGACGGTTGCTCGCTACAGGCGGCTGACCTCGCAGGCGTGGCTGCCGGGTGCGACGTGCTCGCCGCCTCCTCCGCGATGTTCTGGGAAGAGCTTCTGCCGCACCGGAAGCTTTCCGCCGACAGCATCCATGAGTATGGGGCAGATATGCTTGGACATGCCGGTCCGGTCACGCATGTGCGCCTGAACATCTACCCGGATGGCGGCGTCAGCCGCCTACGCATTTACGGCCGGGTCGCCGAGGCGAGCATATCCTAG
- the puuE gene encoding allantoinase PuuE, protein MRYPRDLLGHGPNPRIAWPDGARIAVQFVINYEEGGENCVLHGDAASEAFLSEIVGAQAWPDQRHWNMESIYEYGARAGFWRLHRLFTEKEIPATVYGVATALKRSPAQVAAMQDAGWEIASHGLKWIEHKDFDAERERAEIAEAIRLHTIVTGERPTGWYTGRCSVNTLDLVTETGGFDYVSDAYADDLPYWHEHAGRHQLVIPYTLDANDMRFATPQGFNSGDQFFSYLKDSFDVLYAEGAAGAPKMLSIGLHCRLVGRPGRAAALARFLDYVKSHEKVWLARRIDIARYWAETYPFQPNENRPSRLSKDDFIGRFGGVFEHSDWIARRAFASELGPANDTASGLHAALCAVFREASDEERLAVLTAHPDLAGKLAQAKRLTQSSTSEQASAGLDALTDQERERFTALNHAYVEKFGFPFIMAVKGRSKDEILAAFENRIGNDRETEFNTACRQVERIALLRLRDTLAD, encoded by the coding sequence ATGAGATATCCCCGCGATCTCCTGGGCCATGGTCCGAACCCGCGCATCGCCTGGCCCGACGGCGCCCGGATCGCCGTGCAATTCGTGATCAATTACGAGGAGGGCGGAGAGAACTGCGTGCTTCATGGCGACGCGGCGTCGGAGGCCTTTCTCTCGGAAATCGTCGGCGCTCAGGCCTGGCCAGACCAGCGCCACTGGAACATGGAATCGATCTACGAATACGGCGCGCGCGCCGGTTTCTGGCGGCTGCACCGGTTGTTCACCGAAAAGGAGATACCGGCAACCGTCTACGGCGTCGCCACGGCTCTCAAGCGATCGCCCGCACAGGTGGCCGCCATGCAGGACGCCGGCTGGGAAATCGCTTCCCACGGCCTCAAATGGATCGAGCACAAGGATTTCGACGCGGAGCGCGAGCGCGCCGAGATTGCCGAGGCGATCCGCCTTCACACGATCGTAACCGGCGAACGGCCCACCGGCTGGTATACCGGCCGCTGTTCCGTGAACACACTCGACCTCGTGACCGAGACCGGCGGCTTCGACTACGTCTCCGACGCATATGCGGACGACCTGCCCTACTGGCACGAACATGCCGGCCGGCACCAGCTCGTCATCCCCTACACCCTCGACGCCAACGACATGCGTTTCGCAACGCCACAGGGCTTCAACAGCGGCGACCAGTTCTTCAGCTATCTGAAGGACAGTTTCGACGTTCTCTATGCCGAGGGCGCTGCCGGCGCGCCGAAGATGTTGAGCATCGGCCTGCACTGCCGGCTGGTCGGCCGGCCCGGCCGCGCCGCCGCGCTGGCGCGCTTCCTTGACTATGTGAAGAGCCACGAGAAGGTCTGGCTCGCCCGCCGCATCGACATTGCCCGCTACTGGGCAGAAACCTATCCGTTCCAGCCGAATGAAAACCGACCGTCGCGATTGTCGAAAGATGACTTCATTGGTCGCTTCGGAGGGGTGTTCGAGCACTCGGACTGGATCGCCAGACGCGCCTTCGCAAGCGAACTCGGCCCCGCCAACGACACCGCGTCGGGACTGCACGCGGCGCTCTGCGCGGTCTTTCGCGAGGCAAGCGACGAGGAACGGCTAGCCGTCCTCACCGCCCACCCCGATCTTGCCGGCAAGCTCGCCCAGGCGAAGCGCCTGACCCAAAGCTCGACTTCGGAGCAGGCTTCGGCGGGTCTCGACGCGCTGACGGATCAGGAGCGCGAGCGCTTCACGGCCCTCAACCATGCCTATGTCGAGAAGTTCGGCTTTCCCTTCATAATGGCCGTCAAGGGGCGCAGCAAGGACGAGATACTTGCCGCCTTCGAGAACCGTATCGGCAACGATCGGGAGACCGAGTTCAACACCGCGTGCCGCCAGGTGGAGCGGATCGCGCTGTTGCGGCTGCGCGACACTTTGGCGGACTGA
- a CDS encoding DUF4160 domain-containing protein, whose amino-acid sequence MVTIYRANGLSVVIFTDDHEPAHVHVFGDGQVKINLIGPDGVPELIWADGMKRSDVRRAVQIVNERQQQFLGRWRAIHG is encoded by the coding sequence ATGGTCACGATCTATCGCGCAAACGGCCTGAGCGTCGTCATCTTTACTGACGATCATGAACCGGCCCATGTACATGTCTTTGGCGATGGGCAGGTCAAGATCAACCTGATCGGACCGGATGGCGTTCCGGAATTGATTTGGGCTGATGGCATGAAGCGGAGCGATGTGCGCCGGGCCGTCCAGATCGTCAACGAACGGCAACAGCAATTCCTCGGCAGATGGAGGGCGATTCATGGCTGA
- the uraH gene encoding hydroxyisourate hydrolase — MQVQDGTPGRLTTHVLDTASGKPASNLRIDLYRIEGERTELLSSTRTNDDGRCDAPLLNGSTMATGTYELRFHAGEYLGPADERGTHPFLDVIPIRFGIADRAAHYHVPLLLSPYGYSTYRGS, encoded by the coding sequence ATGCAAGTTCAAGACGGAACGCCCGGGCGCCTGACGACCCACGTATTGGACACGGCGAGCGGAAAACCGGCAAGCAATCTGCGCATCGATCTCTACCGGATTGAAGGTGAACGGACGGAGCTTCTTTCCTCGACCCGCACCAACGATGACGGGCGCTGCGATGCGCCGCTTCTCAACGGCTCCACGATGGCAACCGGAACCTACGAGCTGCGCTTTCACGCCGGAGAATATCTCGGCCCTGCGGACGAGCGCGGCACGCACCCGTTTCTCGACGTGATCCCTATCCGCTTCGGGATCGCCGACCGGGCCGCGCATTATCACGTGCCGCTCCTGCTTTCGCCCTACGGCTATTCCACGTATCGCGGGAGCTGA